One stretch of Siphonobacter curvatus DNA includes these proteins:
- a CDS encoding L-ribulose-5-phosphate 4-epimerase has protein sequence MSYQSLKEECYEANMLLPKLHLVVFTFGNASVVDREKGVFAIKPSGVPYEFLRPEDIVICDFDAQVVEGTKRPSSDTKTHAVLFKNWEKIGGIVHTHSTYATAWAQAQLDIPILGTTHADHLTTDIPCAPPMDDEMIKGNYEYETGYQVLNEFERRNLSYEEVEMVLLGNHAPFTWGKTAEKAVYNAGVLEAVAQMAYLSCTLRPDVPRLKQTLIDKHFFRKHGKDAYYGQGC, from the coding sequence ATGAGTTATCAAAGCTTAAAAGAAGAGTGCTACGAGGCTAATATGTTGCTGCCCAAGCTCCACCTCGTTGTATTTACGTTCGGCAATGCTTCGGTAGTAGACCGGGAGAAGGGCGTATTTGCCATTAAACCCTCGGGTGTACCCTACGAATTTTTGCGTCCCGAAGACATCGTTATCTGTGATTTCGATGCCCAGGTAGTCGAAGGTACCAAACGCCCTTCGTCGGATACGAAGACGCACGCCGTACTCTTCAAAAATTGGGAAAAGATCGGTGGCATTGTGCACACGCACAGTACGTACGCAACGGCCTGGGCTCAGGCTCAGCTGGATATTCCGATTCTGGGAACGACCCACGCCGATCACCTGACCACGGACATTCCCTGTGCTCCGCCGATGGACGATGAAATGATCAAGGGCAACTACGAATACGAAACCGGTTATCAGGTTCTCAACGAATTTGAGCGGCGTAACCTTTCCTACGAAGAAGTCGAGATGGTTCTACTGGGCAATCACGCTCCGTTTACCTGGGGAAAAACGGCGGAAAAAGCCGTGTACAATGCCGGGGTACTCGAAGCCGTGGCCCAGATGGCGTATTTGTCCTGTACCCTGCGTCCGGACGTGCCCCGCCTGAAACAGACGTTGATTGACAAACACTTTTTCCGGAAACACGGGAAAGATGCTTACTACGGACAAGGCTGCTAG
- a CDS encoding sodium/sugar symporter produces the protein MTLGLESLDYTIFLVYFVIVAVYGYWVFKNKGKQTADSKDFFLAEGSLTWWAIGSSIIASNISAEQFIGMSGQAFQLGLAISVYELVGAFSLIIIAVYFLPMYIKNKIYTMPQFLQVRYDGRLATIMAVFWLLLYILVNLTSIIYLGAISLEKMTGFGFMPSAIFLTVFAVFITLGGMKVIGYTDVIQVVCLVVGGLATTYLALDLLSDRVGTGAGVFEGLGLLKEKADSHMHMVFSPGEYQVHDGRGGFIDAYNQLPGLMMFIIGGQWIVNFNYFGCNQYITQRALGADLKTARNGLLFASFLKVMMPFIVVLPGLAAYVLFQENADPAIVSGITEGGVVKPDNSYPVLLNLLPTGLKGLAFAALTAAIVASLAGKANSISTIYVLDIHKKFFNANLNEKQTVRLGRLSIVVAFGIALLLSPFLRNFGQGFEYIQEYTGFISPGILAIFLLGFFWNKATANGALVSALLSIPLSTLFKYQAPDMPFLNRMGTVFWICVAVHVAISLLESKGKANPKAFAVESSWFKVSTSFLVGALTITGLILTIYGVFY, from the coding sequence ATGACACTCGGTCTTGAATCGCTGGACTACACGATTTTCCTGGTTTATTTCGTGATAGTGGCCGTATACGGTTACTGGGTCTTCAAAAACAAAGGCAAACAAACCGCCGACTCCAAGGATTTTTTCCTGGCGGAAGGTTCGCTTACCTGGTGGGCCATTGGTTCCTCCATCATTGCTTCTAATATTTCTGCCGAACAGTTTATCGGTATGAGCGGTCAGGCTTTTCAATTGGGGCTGGCGATTTCGGTTTACGAATTAGTCGGTGCGTTTTCCCTGATTATCATTGCCGTATACTTCCTGCCGATGTACATCAAGAACAAGATTTACACCATGCCGCAGTTTCTACAGGTTCGTTACGACGGACGGCTGGCAACGATCATGGCGGTATTCTGGCTTTTGCTGTACATCCTCGTCAACCTGACCTCGATTATTTACCTGGGAGCCATCAGTCTGGAAAAGATGACAGGTTTTGGCTTCATGCCCTCGGCTATTTTCCTGACGGTTTTTGCGGTATTCATCACGCTAGGTGGGATGAAGGTAATCGGTTACACCGACGTAATTCAGGTGGTTTGTCTGGTCGTAGGGGGTCTGGCAACGACCTATCTGGCTCTGGATTTGCTGTCTGACCGGGTGGGTACGGGAGCGGGCGTTTTTGAAGGACTGGGCCTGTTGAAAGAAAAAGCCGACAGTCACATGCACATGGTCTTCTCGCCGGGCGAGTATCAGGTACACGACGGACGCGGTGGGTTTATTGATGCCTACAACCAGTTACCGGGTCTGATGATGTTCATCATTGGCGGTCAGTGGATTGTGAACTTTAACTACTTCGGCTGTAACCAGTACATCACGCAACGGGCCCTCGGAGCCGACCTCAAAACGGCCCGAAACGGTCTGCTGTTTGCTTCTTTCCTGAAAGTAATGATGCCTTTCATCGTGGTATTGCCCGGTTTGGCAGCTTATGTTTTGTTTCAGGAAAATGCCGATCCGGCGATTGTGAGCGGTATTACCGAAGGAGGCGTCGTTAAACCCGATAATTCGTATCCGGTACTGCTGAACCTCCTGCCCACGGGTCTGAAAGGCCTGGCCTTCGCGGCTCTGACGGCAGCTATCGTCGCTTCGCTGGCCGGAAAAGCGAACAGTATCTCGACCATTTACGTACTCGATATTCACAAGAAATTCTTCAATGCCAATCTGAACGAAAAGCAGACCGTACGCCTGGGTCGTCTTTCCATCGTGGTGGCCTTTGGTATCGCGTTACTGCTGAGTCCGTTCCTGCGGAATTTTGGTCAGGGCTTTGAATACATTCAGGAATATACAGGCTTCATTTCACCGGGTATTCTCGCGATTTTCCTACTGGGTTTCTTCTGGAACAAAGCCACGGCCAACGGTGCTTTGGTGTCGGCTCTGCTGAGTATTCCACTCTCAACGCTGTTCAAATATCAGGCTCCGGATATGCCCTTCCTCAACCGAATGGGTACGGTCTTCTGGATTTGCGTAGCCGTACACGTAGCCATCAGTTTGCTGGAATCCAAAGGCAAGGCCAACCCCAAAGCCTTTGCTGTCGAATCCAGCTGGTTTAAAGTATCCACCTCCTTCCTCGTCGGAGCCCTGACTATTACGGGACTGATTCTGACGATTTATGGGGTCTTCTATTAA
- a CDS encoding HAD family hydrolase → MKKKALIFDMDGTMVDNMMVHHHAWQSKLAEVGKEMTLDEVIATCHGMNDDILVRIFGDQYAFEERDRISAEKEARYREIFLEQLRLIDGLPELLARAAELDIPMGIGTAARYENVDYVLDNLNIRHYFKAIVCDRDVKKGKPDPSVFFQVAQTLGVEPEECLVFEDSPTGARTAFNAGMEAIILTTTHKAEEFETFTSVRKCVKDYTEIDLEEELAK, encoded by the coding sequence ATGAAAAAGAAAGCTTTAATCTTCGATATGGATGGGACGATGGTGGATAACATGATGGTACACCACCACGCCTGGCAGTCGAAACTGGCCGAGGTTGGGAAGGAGATGACGCTTGATGAAGTCATTGCTACCTGCCACGGTATGAATGATGATATTCTGGTTCGGATCTTTGGTGACCAGTATGCGTTTGAGGAACGCGACCGTATTTCCGCCGAGAAGGAAGCCCGCTACCGGGAAATTTTCCTGGAGCAGCTTCGCCTCATTGATGGCTTACCCGAGTTACTGGCCAGAGCCGCCGAACTGGATATTCCGATGGGGATCGGCACAGCGGCCCGGTACGAAAACGTGGATTACGTGCTGGATAACCTCAACATACGGCATTACTTCAAAGCCATTGTTTGTGATCGAGATGTCAAGAAAGGTAAGCCCGATCCCAGCGTATTTTTTCAAGTTGCTCAGACGTTAGGCGTAGAGCCGGAGGAATGTCTGGTGTTCGAAGATTCTCCCACGGGAGCCCGTACGGCCTTCAACGCCGGTATGGAAGCCATCATCCTGACAACCACGCACAAAGCCGAAGAATTTGAAACGTTTACCAGCGTTCGGAAATGCGTAAAGGACTATACGGAGATTGATCTGGAAGAGGAGTTGGCGAAGTAA
- a CDS encoding metallophosphoesterase, translated as MRSSKQYVNLSHNKVENHLKTLQNEFEEEVVPTDTVTYKLRQFFWSNFFGFVYHYFKSRFGKRYPYQSYPKDGDSGVYRIPNDATLALLSDWATDTIESDLVGRLVARYQADYTLHLGDVYFVGAPKEIRANFLNPDASWPWGTQGSLALSGNHEMYSNGRGFFEELLPRMGVDQAGVRVSQKAGFFCLENDHWRIIGLDTGYTSVRNPIMEIINPPDCRLKDSQVQWLREQVKLGDSSDSRGLIFLSHHPVFSVFRNAFPKPGEQLREILGKANRPVAWIYGHEHRMVIYHTQQLKNSLTVHGRCIGHGGMPVELKAPETHDPIYFMDDRIRTRLRRRDVSYNGFAYLTLQGPNAVMKYIDVEDTMIFQENWRVENGAVIVEKADAV; from the coding sequence GTGCGTTCCAGTAAGCAATACGTTAATCTGAGTCATAACAAGGTAGAAAACCACCTCAAAACCCTGCAAAACGAGTTTGAGGAAGAAGTAGTACCAACGGATACCGTCACCTATAAACTCCGGCAATTTTTCTGGTCGAATTTCTTCGGTTTCGTCTACCATTATTTTAAAAGTCGATTCGGGAAACGCTATCCGTATCAGTCGTATCCGAAGGACGGGGATTCGGGTGTGTATCGAATTCCGAACGATGCGACCCTGGCCCTGCTTTCCGACTGGGCCACGGATACCATTGAATCCGATTTGGTGGGACGTCTGGTAGCCCGGTATCAGGCCGACTATACCTTACACTTAGGAGACGTCTATTTTGTTGGAGCTCCGAAAGAGATACGGGCCAACTTTCTAAATCCGGATGCTTCCTGGCCCTGGGGTACGCAGGGTAGTCTGGCCCTGTCGGGGAATCATGAAATGTACTCCAATGGTCGCGGTTTCTTTGAAGAACTGCTCCCCCGCATGGGCGTCGATCAGGCAGGTGTACGCGTTTCGCAGAAGGCGGGATTTTTCTGTCTGGAAAACGATCACTGGCGGATCATTGGACTGGATACGGGCTATACCTCCGTACGAAATCCAATCATGGAAATCATCAACCCACCAGACTGTCGCTTGAAAGATTCGCAGGTGCAATGGCTACGGGAGCAGGTAAAGCTGGGCGATTCCAGCGATAGCCGCGGCCTTATCTTTCTGAGCCACCATCCCGTTTTTTCGGTGTTTAGAAATGCCTTCCCCAAACCCGGTGAACAACTCCGCGAGATTCTAGGCAAAGCTAACCGCCCCGTCGCGTGGATTTACGGACATGAACATCGCATGGTGATTTACCATACGCAGCAGCTAAAAAATAGTTTGACCGTACACGGCCGCTGCATCGGCCACGGCGGCATGCCCGTAGAACTCAAAGCCCCCGAAACCCACGATCCGATCTACTTCATGGACGACCGCATCCGTACCCGTCTTCGCCGCCGGGATGTGAGCTACAATGGCTTCGCGTACCTGACGCTACAGGGACCGAATGCCGTGATGAAGTACATCGACGTAGAGGATACGATGATCTTTCAGGAAAACTGGCGGGTAGAAAATGGAGCAGTGATTGTGGAAAAGGCGGATGCGGTGTAA
- the lysM gene encoding peptidoglycan-binding protein LysM, which translates to MGLISFMKGVGENLFGSKDEETKVAQAKPEEVEPLRAGALLQKVKSLGLAYKNLTIKTAGSTVVLEGEVDKQEDAEKIALTVGNVTGVEQVDNRIRVTAPKPEAQYHTVEKGDSLSKIAGKFYGDVMKYPVIFEANKPMLKDPDLIYPGQVLRIPPLES; encoded by the coding sequence ATGGGACTGATTTCATTCATGAAAGGGGTCGGCGAAAACCTCTTCGGTAGTAAAGATGAAGAAACCAAAGTAGCTCAGGCCAAGCCGGAAGAAGTAGAACCACTGCGGGCCGGAGCCTTATTACAAAAAGTAAAAAGCCTGGGGCTGGCCTACAAAAACCTGACCATTAAAACGGCTGGTTCGACAGTCGTACTGGAAGGCGAAGTAGACAAGCAGGAAGACGCTGAAAAAATTGCCCTGACTGTGGGTAACGTCACTGGCGTAGAACAGGTAGACAACCGCATTCGCGTGACGGCTCCGAAACCCGAGGCTCAGTATCACACCGTAGAAAAAGGCGATTCGCTTTCTAAAATTGCGGGTAAGTTTTATGGCGATGTCATGAAATACCCCGTCATTTTTGAAGCCAACAAGCCCATGCTGAAAGATCCCGATCTAATCTATCCCGGTCAGGTACTGCGGATTCCACCGCTGGAAAGCTAG
- a CDS encoding M15 family metallopeptidase translates to MKRFIHFCLFFGTIFQACGQLPQALPGWEALRCDSTQRVSTLSLYDLILPLYSTDSIREKTIGVNRVLAFVADEKGTVRFLGSHRTGSIADSLGSPTTPLDSIQRHTYLASATDEPIYLYDRWSWLLNTTREVFLARRDSLVDSLRRQLPNYEVKVISDLRSAELQTKLLGRGRSMAPISFHQLGLAADLGFFRRGRLVRNAGPYEAIGELTPYYQLIWGGNFVGFVDPPHFQLYKNAAVFLRDFPMLRFEFEPFYENYLRRVRQKIENNREHEVEDTKALLMILNEFRQQMPCACQGDSLNTSLPQLAKVPPLTSEDVLIFGDLRSQRLSFWRGNELLISYRLGIWQ, encoded by the coding sequence TTGAAGCGATTCATTCACTTTTGCCTGTTTTTCGGAACCATCTTTCAGGCCTGCGGGCAACTCCCGCAGGCCTTACCCGGCTGGGAAGCTTTGCGTTGTGACAGTACCCAACGCGTTAGTACTTTAAGCCTGTATGATTTGATTCTTCCCCTGTACAGCACGGACAGTATCCGCGAAAAAACCATTGGCGTCAACCGCGTGCTGGCCTTTGTGGCGGATGAAAAAGGTACGGTCCGCTTTCTGGGTTCGCATCGAACAGGTTCAATCGCGGACTCGCTAGGCTCCCCCACTACACCTTTAGACAGTATACAAAGGCATACATACCTCGCTTCGGCAACCGACGAGCCCATTTATTTGTACGACCGCTGGTCCTGGCTGCTCAATACCACGCGTGAAGTATTTCTGGCCCGCCGCGATTCACTCGTGGATTCGCTCCGTCGTCAGTTGCCCAACTACGAAGTAAAAGTCATTTCTGATCTTCGGAGTGCGGAATTACAAACCAAACTGCTAGGCCGAGGCCGTAGTATGGCTCCGATTTCGTTTCACCAGTTGGGATTGGCTGCCGACCTGGGCTTTTTCCGGCGGGGGCGTCTGGTTCGTAACGCAGGCCCCTACGAGGCCATTGGGGAATTGACACCATATTATCAATTAATATGGGGCGGAAATTTTGTGGGTTTTGTTGATCCGCCTCACTTTCAACTCTACAAAAACGCGGCGGTATTTCTGCGGGATTTCCCCATGCTTCGCTTTGAGTTTGAGCCTTTTTACGAAAATTACCTGCGACGCGTACGACAAAAGATTGAGAATAATCGGGAACATGAAGTCGAAGACACTAAGGCTTTGTTAATGATCCTCAACGAATTCCGGCAACAGATGCCCTGTGCTTGTCAAGGAGATTCATTAAATACTTCGTTGCCTCAGCTGGCGAAAGTTCCGCCCCTTACTTCAGAAGACGTACTGATTTTCGGCGATTTACGCAGTCAACGCTTATCCTTCTGGCGGGGCAACGAGTTGTTGATTTCTTACCGCTTGGGAATTTGGCAGTAA
- a CDS encoding aminotransferase class IV, with translation MAATFFVNGSFVPEEQAQLHITDLGLLRAYGIFDFFRAMDGQPIFQEDHLDRFERSAELMGLTIPASREQLREIIAELIRLNPHALLGLKLVLTGGYSPDGFAPAETPNFFVIPKPFEFKSPDEGLHFMSVEHQRQLAEVKSLDYLLPIYLLRKQREIGADDVLYYENGLITESSRSNVFVVKGDTLITPAEGMLRGITRKHILQFAPQIMRVEERPVTLEETLQADELFTTGSTKRIVPVTKIDQKPIGTGQPGAVTRKLYELFLKYEQETI, from the coding sequence ATGGCAGCTACTTTTTTTGTCAACGGTTCGTTCGTTCCCGAAGAACAAGCCCAACTTCATATCACCGACCTGGGGCTGTTGCGGGCCTATGGCATTTTTGATTTTTTCCGGGCCATGGACGGTCAGCCCATTTTCCAGGAAGACCACCTCGACCGCTTTGAGCGTTCGGCGGAACTGATGGGTCTGACGATTCCCGCCAGTCGGGAACAGCTTCGCGAAATCATTGCCGAACTGATTCGTCTGAATCCGCACGCTCTGCTGGGTCTGAAGCTGGTGCTTACGGGTGGCTACTCTCCCGATGGGTTTGCTCCCGCCGAAACGCCCAATTTCTTCGTCATTCCGAAGCCCTTCGAGTTCAAAAGTCCGGACGAAGGCCTGCACTTCATGAGCGTCGAACACCAACGTCAGCTGGCCGAAGTCAAGTCACTCGATTACCTGTTGCCGATTTATTTATTGCGAAAGCAACGCGAAATAGGAGCCGATGACGTATTGTATTACGAAAACGGTCTGATTACCGAATCGTCCCGTTCCAATGTATTTGTGGTGAAAGGCGATACGCTCATTACACCTGCTGAAGGGATGTTACGCGGCATTACCCGGAAACACATCCTGCAATTTGCTCCCCAGATTATGCGGGTAGAAGAGCGTCCGGTTACGCTGGAAGAGACGCTGCAGGCCGACGAGCTTTTCACCACCGGATCGACCAAACGGATTGTACCCGTTACTAAAATTGATCAGAAACCCATCGGAACCGGACAGCCGGGGGCCGTTACCCGTAAGCTTTACGAGCTCTTTTTAAAGTACGAACAAGAAACGATTTGA
- the folP gene encoding dihydropteroate synthase, with product MQALLSTPSTLNCRGQIVSLKKPVVMGILNITPDSFHAGSRFEDPDRIRQQAQQMLAEGATFLDIGGYSTRPGAAEVSEAEEVRRVVLAIDTILKAFPKALISVDTFRSGVARRAVEAGAVMVNDVSGGLLDQAMFTTVAELNVPYVLMHMRGTPQTMGSMNQYQNLLTEVIDELAQRVHLARQAGIKDIILDPGFGFAKNADQNYQLLAQVEALQIFQLPLLIGLSRKSMIWKKLGISPAEALNGTTVLNTIALQKGAKILRVHDVREACEVIQIMEWMQKA from the coding sequence ATGCAAGCACTTCTTTCTACCCCATCTACGCTCAACTGCCGGGGGCAAATTGTATCCTTGAAAAAGCCGGTGGTGATGGGAATACTCAATATTACACCCGATTCATTCCACGCCGGTAGCCGTTTTGAAGACCCGGATCGGATTCGCCAGCAAGCTCAGCAGATGCTTGCTGAAGGAGCTACTTTTCTGGATATTGGCGGGTACTCCACCCGGCCCGGTGCGGCCGAAGTTTCGGAAGCAGAAGAAGTCCGTCGGGTTGTACTTGCCATAGATACCATTTTAAAAGCATTTCCTAAAGCCCTGATTTCGGTGGATACCTTCCGCTCGGGCGTTGCCCGCCGGGCCGTTGAAGCGGGAGCAGTAATGGTCAACGATGTGTCAGGTGGTTTACTGGACCAGGCGATGTTTACCACCGTCGCCGAACTCAACGTTCCCTACGTACTCATGCACATGCGGGGGACACCCCAGACGATGGGCAGTATGAATCAGTACCAAAACCTGCTGACGGAAGTCATCGACGAATTGGCTCAACGGGTACATCTGGCCCGGCAGGCTGGTATTAAAGATATTATTCTGGACCCCGGTTTTGGTTTTGCCAAAAATGCGGATCAGAATTACCAGCTACTGGCTCAGGTCGAAGCCCTGCAAATTTTTCAGTTACCGCTGCTGATTGGCTTATCCCGCAAGAGTATGATCTGGAAAAAACTGGGTATCTCCCCCGCCGAAGCTCTCAACGGTACGACGGTACTCAATACGATTGCTCTGCAAAAAGGAGCGAAGATCCTGCGGGTGCATGATGTACGGGAAGCCTGTGAGGTGATTCAGATTATGGAGTGGATGCAGAAGGCCTAG
- the atpD gene encoding F0F1 ATP synthase subunit beta — MANAVNKGKITQVIGPVVDVSFEEEGSSLPAILDALEVTKPNGQKVILEVQQHLGEDRVRAIAMDATEGLYRGIEVLHFGTTIVMPSGDAIRGRLFNVVGDAIDGMPQPSGEDSLSIHRNAPKFDELATSTEVLFTGIKVIDLLAPYVKGGKIGLFGGAGVGKTVLIQELINNIAKVYGGLSVFAGVGERTREGNDLLREFIESGVIKYGEAFNHSMEAGGWDLSKVDDEALKDSKATLVFGQMNEPPGARARVALSGLTVAEHFRDGDGEGQGRDILFFIDNIFRFTQAGSEVSALLGRMPSAVGYQPTLATEMGAMQERITSTKRGSITSVQAVYVPADDLTDPAPATTFAHLDATTVLSRKLSSLGIYPAVDPLDSTSRILSPDVLGDAHYDCAMAVKMILQRYNELQDIIAILGLDELSEEDKQTVSRARRVQRFLSQPFHVAEQFTGLKGVFVSIEETIKGFNKIMSGDYDHLPEAAFNLVGTIEDAVVKGEKLLAEASR; from the coding sequence ATGGCAAACGCAGTCAATAAAGGTAAGATTACCCAAGTGATCGGACCGGTTGTGGACGTGAGTTTCGAAGAAGAAGGTTCGTCCTTGCCGGCAATCCTTGATGCCCTCGAAGTAACGAAACCCAACGGTCAGAAAGTGATCCTGGAAGTGCAGCAGCACTTAGGCGAAGATCGCGTACGTGCGATCGCCATGGACGCGACCGAAGGTCTGTATCGGGGTATTGAGGTGCTTCACTTTGGTACGACCATTGTAATGCCATCCGGCGATGCCATCCGTGGTCGCCTCTTTAACGTGGTAGGTGATGCCATCGATGGTATGCCACAACCCAGTGGAGAAGACAGTCTCTCCATTCACCGGAACGCTCCCAAGTTCGACGAACTGGCTACTTCAACGGAAGTATTGTTCACGGGTATTAAAGTAATCGATTTGCTCGCTCCTTACGTAAAAGGGGGTAAAATTGGTCTGTTCGGTGGTGCCGGTGTAGGTAAAACCGTATTGATCCAGGAGCTGATCAACAACATTGCTAAAGTATACGGTGGTTTGTCCGTATTCGCTGGTGTAGGTGAACGTACGCGGGAAGGAAATGACCTGCTTCGCGAGTTTATCGAATCAGGGGTAATCAAGTACGGCGAAGCCTTCAACCACTCCATGGAAGCAGGTGGATGGGATCTGTCGAAAGTAGACGACGAAGCTTTGAAAGATTCCAAAGCTACGCTCGTGTTCGGACAGATGAACGAGCCTCCGGGAGCACGTGCACGGGTAGCCCTTTCGGGTCTGACCGTAGCTGAGCACTTCCGTGATGGCGACGGCGAAGGTCAGGGTCGCGACATCCTGTTCTTCATCGACAACATCTTCCGCTTTACGCAGGCTGGTTCTGAAGTATCGGCTCTATTAGGCCGGATGCCTTCAGCCGTAGGTTATCAGCCCACGCTGGCTACCGAAATGGGTGCCATGCAGGAGCGGATTACGTCAACCAAGCGTGGTTCCATTACTTCCGTACAGGCCGTTTACGTACCTGCGGATGACTTGACTGACCCCGCTCCGGCAACGACGTTTGCTCACTTGGATGCTACCACGGTATTGAGCCGTAAACTTTCTTCGCTAGGTATCTATCCCGCCGTGGATCCGTTGGATTCAACCAGCCGTATCCTGAGCCCGGATGTATTGGGCGACGCTCACTACGATTGTGCAATGGCCGTGAAAATGATTCTGCAACGCTACAACGAATTGCAGGACATTATCGCCATCCTTGGTCTGGACGAATTGTCAGAAGAAGATAAACAAACGGTATCACGGGCTCGTCGCGTACAACGCTTCCTGTCTCAGCCCTTCCACGTTGCCGAGCAGTTTACGGGCTTGAAAGGTGTATTCGTTTCGATTGAAGAAACCATCAAAGGCTTCAACAAAATCATGTCGGGTGATTACGATCACCTGCCAGAAGCTGCATTCAACCTGGTAGGTACGATCGAAGACGCGGTCGTAAAAGGGGAGAAACTGCTGGCAGAAGCTTCTAGATAG
- the atpC gene encoding ATP synthase F1 subunit epsilon has product MFIEIITPDKKVFAGEATSASFPGTQGSFQILNHHAPLVSTLGKGEVVVESKEGQKTYIVDGGVVEVLNNKILVLAEAIL; this is encoded by the coding sequence ATGTTCATCGAAATCATTACTCCCGATAAGAAAGTTTTTGCCGGAGAAGCAACTTCGGCTTCATTTCCGGGTACGCAGGGTTCCTTCCAGATCTTAAATCATCACGCCCCCCTGGTGAGTACACTGGGTAAAGGCGAAGTGGTTGTGGAATCGAAAGAGGGCCAGAAAACGTACATCGTAGATGGGGGCGTAGTGGAAGTACTCAACAATAAGATTCTGGTTCTGGCCGAAGCCATTTTATAA
- a CDS encoding OmpA family protein: MKKRLLFSLIGALLLGAVQAQVTVKPRVEGQTAADVFITKVELTSQFTIVYMRYEDPPLNIQDRWLRKLNPQMQETSYSNVAVDPESDLRVNQKGNLYSFKFIKAVGIPVRPDKRDVQPGDVINFAVYFERLEPGMEDFDLFECRDRANGWRCWNFYHIHIKNPADKTKKDTKAPAVAQASKKTAEVATVLLSGQVYDAVTKEPLEGKIAVLRAGAKADTLRTIGSTGVFRKNVRPGSYQLSTVVPGYETMTATVTVKDNAVEKDFYLRAGKKQSAPPVATAPVKPTPPPATTSSSMEDLKAEVGSKIELKNILFETGKAVLLTESQENLAQVVAWMKKNPTVEIRLEGHTDAIGDSQKNMELSIERVETVKRYLVNNGINASRIEAKGFGDTRPLSTAKSDQERKVNRRVELIVTKK; the protein is encoded by the coding sequence ATGAAAAAGCGACTACTGTTTAGTTTGATCGGGGCCCTGCTGCTCGGAGCTGTACAGGCCCAGGTAACGGTGAAACCCCGGGTGGAAGGGCAAACGGCCGCGGATGTGTTCATTACCAAGGTAGAGCTAACCAGCCAGTTTACCATTGTGTACATGCGGTACGAAGATCCGCCATTGAATATTCAGGACCGTTGGTTGCGAAAACTGAATCCGCAAATGCAGGAGACTTCGTACAGCAACGTCGCTGTTGATCCAGAGAGCGATTTACGGGTGAATCAGAAGGGGAATTTGTACTCATTCAAGTTCATCAAGGCCGTGGGCATTCCGGTAAGACCCGATAAACGGGATGTACAGCCGGGGGACGTGATTAATTTTGCGGTGTATTTTGAACGCCTCGAACCGGGCATGGAAGATTTTGATCTGTTTGAATGCCGGGATCGGGCAAACGGTTGGCGGTGCTGGAATTTTTATCACATACACATCAAAAATCCAGCGGACAAAACGAAAAAGGATACAAAAGCTCCAGCGGTTGCTCAGGCCTCTAAAAAAACGGCTGAAGTCGCCACGGTACTGCTGAGTGGTCAGGTGTACGACGCCGTAACGAAAGAACCACTGGAAGGGAAAATCGCTGTGTTGCGGGCGGGAGCGAAAGCAGACACGCTTCGAACCATCGGTAGTACGGGCGTTTTTCGGAAAAACGTGCGACCCGGAAGTTACCAGCTTTCGACGGTAGTACCGGGTTACGAAACGATGACGGCGACGGTGACTGTGAAGGATAATGCCGTAGAAAAAGACTTCTATTTACGTGCTGGGAAAAAACAGTCTGCTCCACCCGTAGCGACTGCTCCGGTTAAGCCAACACCTCCACCCGCGACTACATCATCGTCTATGGAGGATTTGAAAGCGGAAGTAGGCTCCAAGATTGAATTGAAGAACATTCTTTTTGAAACGGGCAAAGCCGTACTACTCACCGAATCGCAGGAAAATCTGGCTCAGGTGGTTGCTTGGATGAAGAAAAATCCGACGGTTGAAATTCGGCTCGAAGGTCATACGGATGCCATCGGCGATTCGCAGAAAAACATGGAATTATCCATCGAGCGGGTAGAAACCGTTAAACGGTACCTCGTCAATAATGGCATTAACGCCTCGCGTATCGAGGCGAAAGGTTTCGGCGATACGCGGCCGCTGAGTACTGCTAAAAGTGATCAGGAACGCAAGGTAAACCGACGGGTTGAACTCATCGTAACTAAGAAGTGA